One bacterium DNA segment encodes these proteins:
- a CDS encoding response regulator translates to MSHEEHGRPIEILLVEDNPGDVRLTIEALREGKVLNRLTVARDGEEAMATLRRQGKFANARRPDIILLDLNLPKKDGREVLEEIKKDPKLMVIPIVILTTSQDEQDVLKSYKLHANCYITKPVDLSQFLSVVKAIEEFWFTVVVLPKKKE, encoded by the coding sequence ATGAGTCATGAAGAACACGGCAGGCCGATCGAGATCCTGCTCGTGGAGGACAATCCCGGCGACGTCCGGCTGACGATCGAGGCTTTGCGGGAAGGGAAGGTCCTTAACCGCCTGACCGTGGCCCGGGACGGAGAGGAGGCGATGGCCACCCTGCGTCGCCAGGGCAAGTTCGCGAATGCGCGGCGGCCCGACATCATACTTCTCGATCTGAACCTGCCGAAGAAAGACGGGAGGGAAGTGCTCGAGGAAATCAAAAAGGACCCGAAGCTGATGGTCATCCCGATCGTGATCCTCACGACGTCGCAAGACGAGCAGGATGTCCTCAAGAGCTACAAGCTCCACGCGAACTGCTACATCACCAAGCCGGTGGACCTGTCCCAGTTCCTGTCCGTGGTGAAGGCGATCGAGGAGTTCTGGTTCACGGTGGTCGTGCTCCCGAAAAAGAAGGAATGA
- a CDS encoding sigma-70 family RNA polymerase sigma factor, translating to MRLEKATRVPNILPFRREPAKPDRPARGSYSSTGKRAATCVAREQDRPSALAGGDEELLAGLRAGSASAVDELLRLYQVKIFNLAMSILKNESDAEEATQDVFMTVIRKAETFQGNSAFYSWMYRICVNTCLMRLRGKRRNETVSIEEFMPVFTDEGMHASPMDDWSKEVERDALNEELGRMIRKYTEELSEKYRVVFVLSDVEGLSNEETAKILGLTVPAIKSRLHRARLYLREQLSRYLLEGKAGRMGMQSAKPREPGRNQAVWRV from the coding sequence ATGCGACTGGAAAAAGCAACTCGCGTTCCGAATATTCTTCCTTTCCGGCGGGAACCGGCGAAACCCGACCGTCCGGCCCGAGGATCGTATTCCTCCACCGGTAAGCGAGCGGCAACATGCGTCGCCCGGGAACAGGACAGGCCGTCGGCCCTCGCCGGCGGGGACGAGGAACTTCTCGCAGGACTCCGTGCCGGGAGCGCCTCCGCGGTCGACGAGCTGCTCCGGCTGTACCAGGTGAAGATCTTCAACCTCGCGATGTCGATCCTGAAGAACGAGAGCGACGCCGAGGAAGCAACGCAGGACGTGTTCATGACCGTGATCCGCAAGGCGGAGACGTTCCAGGGGAACTCCGCCTTCTATTCGTGGATGTACCGGATCTGCGTGAACACCTGCCTCATGCGGCTGCGCGGAAAGCGGCGGAATGAAACGGTTTCGATCGAGGAGTTCATGCCCGTGTTCACGGACGAAGGGATGCACGCCTCCCCGATGGACGACTGGAGCAAGGAAGTGGAACGGGACGCGCTCAACGAGGAACTGGGACGGATGATCCGCAAATACACCGAGGAGCTTTCCGAGAAGTACCGGGTCGTCTTCGTCCTGAGCGACGTGGAGGGGCTGTCCAACGAGGAGACGGCAAAGATTCTCGGGCTCACCGTACCCGCCATCAAGTCAAGACTGCATCGTGCCCGCCTTTACCTGCGCGAGCAGCTCTCCCGCTACCTCCTTGAGGGGAAGGCGGGAAGGATGGGCATGCAATCGGCCAAACCGAGGGAGCCGGGCCGGAATCAGGCCGTTTGGCGGGTGTGA
- a CDS encoding sigma-54 dependent transcriptional regulator, whose amino-acid sequence MKPYAIFVVDDEPTIREGIALSLNSKYRIKTFAMAETALAALVTEKPDLVLLDIGLPGMSGLDALPRIKECVPGILVIVITAFEEVNTVVSAMKGGAYDYVVKPLHMDTLNVTIRNALETVRLKKEVQHLQKRYLRENLPVFIAESDAIQNVMGLLERLAKSPDTPILIQGETGTGKEFIAGAIHNLSPNFNGPLVSVNCAAIPKELIESELFGYERGAFTGASAGGKEGLVEQAAGGTLFLDEISDMSMEVQAKLLRFLEEGEYYRVGGTRKLKVKTRIVSATNRNLQSLVEEGRFREDLYYRIAVLKVEVPSLNDRREDILPIARHFLVEFGEKFGNPFTGISPDAEEALCSHRFNGNVRELRNIIERGVLTGKGPLLLLQDVGLEVGNRGRKGGAGALTYEPGDGIRFPPLPPEGTSLQAAQEALERFYIAEAVLQAGGNETKAAMLLGINYHTFRYRRRKLGV is encoded by the coding sequence ATGAAGCCGTATGCCATCTTCGTCGTGGACGATGAGCCCACCATCCGGGAAGGGATCGCCCTCAGTCTCAACTCGAAATACCGGATCAAGACGTTCGCCATGGCCGAGACCGCGCTGGCCGCTCTCGTCACCGAAAAACCCGACCTCGTTCTGCTCGATATCGGCCTTCCCGGGATGAGCGGCCTCGACGCGCTCCCGCGGATCAAGGAATGCGTCCCCGGCATCCTCGTCATCGTCATCACCGCGTTCGAGGAGGTGAACACGGTGGTCTCGGCGATGAAGGGGGGCGCCTACGATTACGTGGTCAAGCCGCTCCACATGGATACGCTGAACGTGACGATCCGGAACGCGCTCGAGACGGTCCGCCTGAAAAAGGAGGTGCAGCATCTCCAGAAGCGCTACCTCCGCGAGAACCTCCCCGTCTTCATCGCGGAAAGCGATGCCATCCAGAACGTGATGGGGCTGTTGGAGCGCCTGGCGAAAAGCCCCGATACGCCGATCCTCATCCAGGGGGAGACCGGCACGGGCAAGGAGTTCATCGCGGGCGCCATCCACAACCTGAGCCCCAATTTCAACGGTCCGCTTGTCAGCGTCAACTGCGCCGCCATCCCGAAGGAGCTGATCGAGAGCGAACTGTTCGGGTACGAGCGGGGGGCGTTCACCGGGGCGAGCGCCGGAGGGAAGGAGGGGCTCGTGGAGCAGGCCGCCGGGGGAACGCTTTTCCTCGACGAAATCTCCGACATGAGCATGGAGGTGCAGGCGAAGCTCCTCCGGTTTCTCGAAGAGGGGGAATATTATCGCGTTGGGGGAACGCGGAAGCTCAAGGTGAAGACCCGGATCGTCTCCGCGACGAACCGGAACCTCCAGTCCCTGGTCGAAGAAGGGCGTTTCCGGGAGGACCTCTATTACCGCATCGCGGTCCTGAAGGTGGAGGTGCCTTCGCTCAACGATCGGCGCGAGGACATCCTTCCCATCGCCCGGCACTTCCTCGTGGAATTCGGCGAGAAGTTCGGGAATCCGTTTACGGGGATCTCCCCCGATGCGGAAGAGGCGCTGTGTTCCCATCGTTTCAACGGGAACGTACGGGAACTTCGGAACATCATCGAACGGGGCGTTCTGACCGGAAAGGGGCCCCTCCTGCTGCTGCAGGACGTGGGTCTGGAAGTCGGAAACCGGGGTCGCAAGGGAGGCGCGGGAGCGCTCACGTACGAACCCGGCGACGGGATCCGTTTCCCCCCGCTGCCTCCCGAAGGGACCAGCCTCCAAGCCGCCCAGGAAGCGCTCGAGCGGTTCTATATCGCCGAAGCCGTCCTTCAAGCCGGCGGAAACGAGACCAAGGCCGCGATGCTCCTTGGGATCAACTATCACACGTTCCGGTACCGGCGCCGGAAGTTGGGCGTATAG
- the kdpF gene encoding K(+)-transporting ATPase subunit F yields MLDIVVGIVGVLLIGYLFISVIRPEKF; encoded by the coding sequence ATGCTGGATATCGTCGTCGGAATCGTCGGCGTCCTGCTGATCGGGTATCTGTTCATCTCCGTCATACGACCCGAGAAATTCTAG
- a CDS encoding ATP-binding protein has product MGDRPIHALLIEDNPGDARLIGEMMAEAGNGSPRMKWADRLGAGLQSLIEGEIDIVLLDLALPDSQGIDTLSAVREAAPGVPVVVLTGLDDEDTAMESLRQGAQDYLVKGKFDGVLLLRSIRYARERKRTEKTLRESEERFRTKVENSFVGIFIVRNGRIVFRNPEQKRLFGEMPELFMLREFQDIHPEDREKFSSLCDAIDSGEPIAPETDLRFYPYGKAAEGVDMRWVLIRASPIRYEEQVAALVNMVDITRSKEMEHIAMVREKMAALGHAITGIAHEIRNPLSGINIHLSLLENLHREADGLGEEEREKAKRIIDEIKSASCRIEDVIKKVMDFSRPSAFRLKRADINEAVGEAIDFSMDMLRKRGITLDRSGVGKLPKCLADPRLFTQVLLNLISNAAEAMENSEKEKVLEISVSLEGGQAVIRVADSGPGVPSHLREKIFDPFFTTRQDGYGIGLNFSRRVIAGHRGSLKIGESRQGGAEFRIELPIPKEEGPEEGLQMEPSARQ; this is encoded by the coding sequence ATGGGCGATCGCCCGATCCATGCGCTCCTGATCGAGGACAACCCGGGGGATGCCAGGCTGATCGGTGAAATGATGGCCGAGGCGGGAAACGGTTCGCCCCGAATGAAGTGGGCGGATCGGCTCGGGGCGGGCCTCCAATCGCTCATCGAAGGGGAGATCGACATCGTCCTGCTGGACCTCGCGCTCCCCGACAGCCAGGGAATCGATACGCTGTCGGCCGTGCGGGAAGCCGCTCCCGGGGTCCCGGTCGTGGTGCTCACCGGCCTGGACGATGAAGATACGGCGATGGAAAGCCTTCGTCAGGGTGCGCAGGATTACCTGGTGAAGGGAAAGTTCGACGGCGTGCTTCTTCTGCGGTCGATACGGTATGCGCGGGAGCGGAAGAGGACCGAGAAGACTCTCCGGGAAAGCGAGGAGCGGTTCCGGACGAAGGTGGAAAATTCCTTCGTGGGGATCTTCATCGTCCGGAACGGCCGGATCGTGTTCCGGAACCCGGAGCAGAAGCGGCTGTTCGGGGAGATGCCCGAACTCTTCATGCTCCGGGAGTTTCAAGACATTCATCCCGAGGACCGGGAGAAATTTTCCTCCTTGTGCGACGCCATCGATTCCGGGGAGCCGATCGCGCCGGAGACGGATCTCCGGTTTTACCCGTACGGAAAGGCAGCCGAAGGAGTGGACATGCGTTGGGTGCTGATCCGGGCCAGCCCGATCCGGTACGAAGAACAGGTGGCCGCATTGGTGAACATGGTGGACATTACCCGGTCCAAGGAGATGGAGCATATCGCCATGGTCCGGGAGAAGATGGCCGCCCTGGGCCACGCGATCACCGGGATCGCCCACGAGATCCGCAATCCCCTGTCGGGGATCAACATCCACCTATCCTTGCTGGAAAATCTTCACCGGGAGGCCGATGGCCTCGGCGAGGAGGAGAGGGAGAAAGCGAAAAGGATCATCGACGAGATCAAGTCCGCCTCCTGCCGGATCGAGGACGTAATCAAGAAGGTGATGGACTTCTCCAGGCCGAGCGCATTCCGCCTGAAACGGGCGGACATCAACGAGGCGGTCGGGGAGGCGATCGATTTTTCGATGGACATGCTGCGCAAGCGGGGGATCACCCTGGACCGCTCCGGGGTCGGGAAACTGCCGAAGTGCCTGGCGGACCCTCGCCTGTTCACCCAGGTGCTCTTGAACCTGATCTCCAATGCGGCGGAGGCGATGGAGAATTCGGAAAAGGAAAAGGTTCTCGAGATCTCGGTCTCCCTGGAAGGGGGTCAGGCGGTGATCCGGGTCGCCGATTCGGGACCGGGAGTGCCTTCCCATCTTCGGGAGAAGATCTTCGATCCTTTTTTCACCACTCGACAGGACGGGTACGGGATCGGTTTGAACTTCAGCCGCCGGGTCATCGCAGGCCACCGGGGGTCGCTCAAGATCGGGGAAAGCCGCCAGGGCGGGGCGGAGTTCCGTATCGAGCTCCCCATCCCGAAGGAGGAAGGTCCCGAAGAAGGACTGCAAATGGAGCCATCCGCGCGGCAGTGA
- a CDS encoding ATP-binding protein, translating to MSLRQKLALGFGGLLVIIAAIGIHNITRITALGQSIDVILRENYRSVLACQEMKEALERMDSGAVFVLLGAEEKGNGQIAQHEALFEKALQAEANNITLPQEGEKAKRLKGLFQRYRSSIRKMGDPAVGREARRKAYFSDLQPLFQQIKETADDIQRMNQRNMVDMDLQARRQASSVRRQMYMMLIAATLVAAGFLFLTGKWILRPITRLTNSTKEIQKGNLDIVLPGGSGDEIGQLSEAFNEMTSSLREFRRTGQARLLRIQRSTQQAFDSLPEAIAVLNPEGEVEVATVAAGDAFGLRLKVRVPDLPYPWMANLFEEALRKGRTVELEGTGAVVQQFVRNEERFYRPKAVPILDPSGAPAGVVLILHDVTQQRQLDEKKSGVVSAVSHQLKTPLTSIRMAIHLLLEEKVGELTPKQSDLLVAAGEDAERLERIVDELLDIGRIEAGKGRMDLCPVRPVDLVSRELEAYRPAARDGGVSLVVDLPATLPPVLVDPARVAHVFANLLSNALKYTPPGGKVTLSAKAEGEFVRFRVSDTGVGIPEEYLPRIFEQFFRVPDQGSGTGVGLGLAIVKDIVEAHGGNVGVESREGTGSAFHFTLRIAGHGAAEGRRT from the coding sequence TTGAGCCTTCGTCAAAAACTGGCCCTCGGTTTCGGCGGCCTGCTGGTGATCATCGCCGCGATCGGGATCCACAACATCACGCGGATCACCGCCCTGGGGCAATCCATCGACGTCATCCTCCGGGAGAATTACCGGAGCGTGCTCGCTTGCCAGGAGATGAAGGAAGCCCTCGAGCGGATGGACAGCGGGGCGGTGTTCGTGCTCCTGGGGGCCGAAGAGAAGGGGAACGGGCAGATCGCGCAACACGAGGCGCTGTTCGAGAAGGCCCTCCAGGCCGAGGCGAACAACATCACCTTGCCGCAGGAAGGGGAGAAGGCGAAGCGGCTGAAGGGACTGTTCCAGCGATACCGTTCTTCGATCCGGAAGATGGGGGATCCCGCGGTCGGGCGGGAGGCGCGAAGGAAAGCCTATTTCTCGGACCTCCAGCCGCTCTTCCAGCAGATCAAGGAGACGGCGGATGATATCCAGCGGATGAACCAGCGGAACATGGTGGACATGGACCTGCAGGCCAGGAGGCAGGCGTCCTCCGTGAGGCGGCAGATGTACATGATGCTGATCGCCGCCACGCTCGTCGCGGCGGGGTTCCTGTTTCTCACGGGAAAATGGATCCTGCGGCCGATCACACGGCTGACGAATTCCACGAAAGAGATCCAGAAAGGAAACCTGGACATTGTCCTGCCCGGCGGATCCGGAGACGAGATCGGCCAGCTCTCCGAAGCGTTCAACGAGATGACGTCGTCCTTGCGGGAATTCCGGCGAACCGGCCAGGCCCGCCTCCTGCGGATCCAGCGATCCACCCAGCAGGCGTTCGACAGTCTGCCCGAGGCGATCGCAGTGCTCAATCCGGAGGGAGAAGTGGAGGTTGCGACCGTGGCGGCGGGGGACGCGTTCGGCCTGAGGCTGAAAGTCCGCGTGCCGGATCTCCCGTATCCGTGGATGGCCAACCTGTTCGAGGAGGCCCTCCGGAAGGGCCGTACGGTGGAACTCGAGGGAACGGGGGCCGTCGTGCAGCAGTTCGTCCGGAACGAGGAGAGGTTCTACCGCCCGAAAGCCGTGCCGATCCTCGACCCGTCGGGAGCGCCGGCAGGGGTGGTGCTGATCCTCCACGACGTGACGCAACAGCGCCAGCTGGACGAGAAGAAGAGCGGAGTGGTCTCCGCAGTCTCCCACCAGTTGAAGACTCCGCTTACCTCGATCCGCATGGCGATCCACCTGCTGCTGGAGGAAAAGGTCGGGGAGCTTACGCCCAAGCAGTCGGACCTGCTGGTCGCGGCCGGCGAGGATGCCGAACGGCTCGAGCGGATCGTCGACGAGCTCCTGGACATCGGCCGGATCGAAGCAGGGAAGGGACGGATGGATCTCTGCCCGGTCCGCCCGGTCGATCTGGTGTCCCGGGAGCTGGAGGCGTACCGTCCCGCGGCCCGGGACGGCGGGGTGTCCCTGGTCGTCGACCTGCCCGCGACATTGCCGCCGGTCCTGGTGGATCCTGCCCGGGTCGCCCATGTCTTCGCCAACCTGCTCTCGAACGCACTGAAGTACACGCCCCCCGGCGGCAAGGTCACCCTCTCCGCGAAGGCGGAAGGGGAGTTCGTCCGGTTCCGGGTATCGGATACGGGGGTGGGGATCCCGGAGGAATATCTTCCCAGGATCTTCGAGCAGTTCTTTCGCGTACCCGATCAGGGTTCGGGGACGGGAGTGGGATTGGGACTGGCCATCGTGAAGGACATCGTGGAGGCGCACGGCGGGAATGTCGGGGTGGAAAGCCGGGAGGGGACGGGAAGCGCGTTCCATTTCACCCTGCGGATCGCCGGCCATGGCGCGGCGGAAGGGAGACGGACATGA
- a CDS encoding ATP-binding protein has product MPVPSKSGFSVLSASLSNGAAVLVSLLGAVMLAGWVFDIGLLEWTPQDMVRMKANAAFALLLSGISLGLSAPEEEGGTRGKGRIAQGLALLVALLGLLTLSEYAFGWDLGIDQMLAREAPGAIKTSSPGRMAPNSALNFLFLGGALLLLNVRRGEWIASILALAAGAVAMLALMGFAYAADSPAGFISYTHIAIHTALAFVVLVVGILSRLRDRGVTGFIMSDTPGGALTRRLLPFVFAIPLVFAWLRLLGERAGLYGDEFGVALLVTTSVVTLVIVVVQSAATLNTADVERRRAEEALRQAGAYNRSLLEASLDPLVTIGRDGTVTDVNAAAETVTGVSREALVGTDFADYFTDPEKARAGYRQVFREGSVRDYALEVRRREGGATPVLYNASVYRDESGKVAGVFAAARDITERTRAEEALNRKAEELARSNAELEKFAYVASHDLQEPLRMISGFSQLLARRYQGQIGPEADEFIGYVVDGTNRMQRLINDLLAYSRLGTRGGKFEPTDASLVLEKTMQTLRAAIEESGALVSCDPLPTVTADGIQLAQLFQNLIGNAVKFRGEQRPRVHVSARLDGGEWVFSVKDNGIGIDPKYFGRIFAIFQRLHGNTEYPGTGIGLAICKKIAERHGGRIWVESETGKGSTFFFSIIENGGDKHES; this is encoded by the coding sequence ATGCCTGTTCCTTCAAAGAGTGGTTTCTCCGTTTTGTCCGCGTCCCTGTCAAATGGCGCGGCGGTCCTCGTATCGCTGCTTGGGGCCGTCATGCTCGCGGGGTGGGTGTTCGACATCGGCCTCCTGGAGTGGACTCCGCAGGACATGGTACGGATGAAAGCGAACGCGGCCTTCGCTTTGCTCCTGTCCGGCATTTCCCTGGGACTCTCGGCGCCGGAGGAAGAAGGCGGTACGCGGGGGAAGGGACGGATCGCGCAGGGACTTGCGCTCCTGGTGGCGCTCCTGGGGCTGCTGACGCTGTCCGAATATGCATTCGGGTGGGACCTGGGCATCGATCAGATGTTGGCCCGGGAGGCCCCGGGAGCCATTAAGACCTCCAGCCCCGGCAGGATGGCGCCCAATTCGGCGCTGAACTTCCTCTTCCTCGGCGGAGCCCTCCTGCTCCTCAACGTGCGCCGGGGGGAATGGATCGCGTCCATCCTCGCCCTCGCCGCGGGGGCGGTCGCGATGCTGGCCCTCATGGGATTCGCCTACGCGGCGGATTCCCCGGCAGGTTTCATCTCCTATACCCATATCGCGATCCACACCGCGCTGGCATTCGTAGTACTTGTCGTCGGCATCCTTTCCCGGCTTCGGGACCGCGGGGTTACGGGGTTCATCATGAGCGATACCCCGGGAGGCGCCTTGACACGTCGCCTTCTGCCCTTCGTGTTCGCCATTCCGCTGGTCTTCGCCTGGCTGAGATTGCTGGGGGAGCGCGCCGGGCTCTACGGAGATGAGTTCGGGGTGGCGTTGTTGGTGACCACCAGCGTCGTCACTCTCGTGATCGTGGTCGTGCAGAGCGCCGCCACGCTGAATACGGCGGATGTCGAGCGCAGGCGGGCGGAAGAGGCGTTGCGACAGGCCGGGGCGTACAACCGCAGCCTTCTCGAGGCAAGCCTGGACCCCCTGGTGACGATCGGACGGGACGGGACGGTGACGGACGTGAACGCCGCCGCGGAAACCGTCACGGGGGTTTCGCGGGAGGCGCTCGTCGGAACGGATTTCGCGGACTACTTCACGGACCCGGAGAAGGCCCGCGCGGGATACCGGCAGGTGTTCCGGGAAGGTTCGGTGCGGGACTACGCCCTGGAGGTTCGGCGGCGCGAAGGCGGTGCGACTCCCGTCCTGTACAACGCCTCGGTGTATCGGGACGAGTCGGGGAAGGTCGCCGGGGTGTTCGCGGCGGCGCGGGACATCACGGAGCGCACGCGGGCCGAAGAAGCGCTGAACCGAAAGGCGGAGGAACTGGCCCGCTCCAACGCGGAACTGGAAAAGTTCGCCTATGTGGCCTCCCACGACCTGCAGGAGCCTCTGCGGATGATCTCCGGCTTCTCCCAGTTGCTGGCGCGGCGATACCAGGGGCAGATCGGTCCCGAGGCCGACGAATTCATCGGCTACGTGGTGGACGGGACGAACCGGATGCAGCGGCTGATCAATGATCTCCTCGCGTATTCCCGCCTGGGAACGAGGGGCGGGAAGTTCGAGCCCACGGACGCTTCGCTTGTCCTTGAGAAAACGATGCAAACCCTGAGAGCGGCCATCGAGGAGAGCGGGGCCCTGGTGAGCTGCGATCCGCTGCCCACCGTGACGGCGGACGGCATCCAGCTGGCCCAGCTCTTCCAGAACCTGATCGGAAACGCCGTCAAGTTCCGCGGCGAGCAGCGGCCGAGGGTCCACGTTTCGGCGAGGTTGGACGGTGGGGAATGGGTCTTCTCGGTGAAGGACAACGGCATCGGGATCGATCCGAAATATTTCGGCCGAATCTTCGCGATATTCCAGCGGCTGCACGGAAACACCGAATATCCCGGAACCGGGATCGGCCTGGCGATCTGCAAGAAGATCGCGGAACGCCACGGCGGGCGCATCTGGGTGGAGTCGGAAACCGGAAAGGGGTCCACGTTTTTCTTTTCCATCATCGAGAACGGGGGGGACAAACATGAGTCATGA
- a CDS encoding sigma-54 dependent transcriptional regulator has product MDTAASTGAPLNILVVDDEGNIRKTLAICLETEGHRVIAVGNFEDAVAEASRRTFHMAFVDLRLGTASGLDLIPVLLSGSPWMKVVVITAYASIDTAVEAMRRGATDYIPKPFTPAQVLLSVRKVEEVRTLEQNVAVLREDMARTSPEVRFSSESPAMQRAMELARQVASTDAAVLLRGESGTGKTVLARAIHGWSRRAAKPFGVVSCPSLPAELLESEMFGHAKGAFTGAVRDNPGRIAACEGGTLFLDEIGDLPLSLQPKLLRFLQDQEYERLGDPSTRKADVRIVTATNRDLEGEVKTGRFREDLFYRLNVVPIEIPPLRERPQDFEVLATQLLAFYGKIHHRGFVGFTEEAMQTMKRQAWPGNLRELRNVIERASIFCRSERIGVEYLPGAFSRAETAPAAGILVSLEKIEEEHIRRVLAASKSLQEAAEVLGIDQATLWRRRKKYGI; this is encoded by the coding sequence ATGGACACCGCGGCGTCGACCGGCGCTCCACTCAACATCCTCGTCGTCGACGACGAGGGCAACATCCGGAAGACCCTCGCCATCTGCCTGGAAACCGAAGGCCACCGTGTAATCGCCGTCGGCAACTTCGAGGACGCCGTCGCGGAGGCGTCCCGCCGCACCTTCCACATGGCGTTCGTCGATCTCCGCCTGGGCACGGCGAGCGGCCTGGACCTGATCCCCGTGCTGCTTTCGGGATCCCCCTGGATGAAGGTCGTCGTCATCACCGCGTACGCTTCGATCGACACGGCCGTGGAAGCCATGCGCCGTGGAGCGACCGACTACATCCCGAAACCGTTCACGCCGGCCCAGGTCCTGCTCTCCGTGCGGAAAGTGGAGGAAGTCCGGACGCTGGAGCAGAACGTGGCGGTGCTCCGGGAGGACATGGCGAGAACTTCCCCGGAGGTACGTTTTTCGAGCGAAAGCCCCGCCATGCAGCGCGCCATGGAACTCGCCCGCCAGGTCGCATCCACCGACGCCGCGGTGCTCCTCCGCGGCGAGAGCGGGACCGGAAAAACCGTCCTGGCCCGTGCGATCCACGGCTGGAGCCGTCGCGCGGCGAAACCGTTCGGCGTGGTATCGTGCCCCTCCCTGCCGGCGGAACTGCTGGAAAGCGAGATGTTCGGCCATGCGAAAGGCGCATTCACCGGAGCGGTCCGCGACAACCCGGGGCGAATCGCCGCCTGCGAGGGGGGAACCCTCTTCCTCGACGAGATCGGCGATCTCCCGCTTTCCCTGCAGCCCAAGCTCTTGCGGTTCCTGCAGGACCAGGAGTACGAACGGCTCGGCGATCCGTCGACCCGGAAGGCCGACGTCCGTATCGTCACGGCCACGAACCGGGATCTGGAAGGGGAGGTGAAAACCGGGCGGTTCCGGGAGGATCTTTTCTATCGTTTGAACGTCGTCCCGATCGAGATCCCGCCGCTTCGCGAACGTCCCCAGGATTTCGAGGTGCTCGCGACGCAGTTGCTCGCGTTCTACGGCAAGATCCACCACCGCGGTTTCGTCGGTTTCACGGAAGAAGCCATGCAGACGATGAAACGCCAAGCGTGGCCGGGAAACCTCCGGGAATTGCGCAACGTCATCGAACGGGCCTCCATTTTCTGCCGGTCGGAACGGATCGGCGTCGAGTATCTTCCCGGGGCGTTCTCCCGCGCGGAGACGGCTCCCGCCGCAGGGATCCTGGTATCCCTGGAAAAGATCGAGGAGGAGCACATCCGCCGTGTCCTTGCCGCCTCGAAGTCGCTGCAGGAGGCGGCCGAGGTCCTCGGCATCGACCAGGCAACCCTCTGGCGCCGCAGAAAGAAGTACGGTATCTGA